A genomic stretch from Roseovarius nanhaiticus includes:
- the chlG gene encoding chlorophyll synthase ChlG — protein MTALASSPSLSYPRPLAVLRLIKPVTWAPPMLAYGIGCVSAGVSPAGQWGTILLGVILAGPIVCGMSQAANDWCDRHVDAINEPHRGIPSGQIPGRWGLWIAWAMSALALLVGWQLGPWGFGATLVGVAGAWAYSAQPLRLKRSGIWGPGLVGLCYEGLPWFTGAAVMSAGAPSVYVITAALLYSIGAHGIMTLNDFKALKGDLETGVRSLPATLGPETAARVACIVMAVPQAVMIALLMLWDRPLHALGVAAVLGLQMLAMRKLLRDPKGLAPWYNGTGVMLYVAGMLITALAIRTLGIAP, from the coding sequence ATGACCGCGCTCGCCTCCTCCCCCTCACTCTCTTACCCACGCCCCCTGGCCGTCCTGCGGCTGATCAAGCCGGTCACATGGGCGCCGCCCATGCTGGCCTACGGGATCGGCTGCGTTTCGGCGGGCGTGTCACCTGCAGGGCAATGGGGCACGATACTGCTGGGCGTCATCTTGGCCGGTCCCATCGTATGCGGCATGAGTCAGGCTGCGAATGACTGGTGCGACCGGCATGTCGATGCCATCAACGAGCCGCATCGCGGCATCCCCTCGGGCCAGATCCCCGGACGCTGGGGCCTCTGGATCGCCTGGGCCATGTCAGCGCTGGCGCTGCTCGTCGGCTGGCAGTTGGGGCCTTGGGGCTTCGGCGCCACCTTGGTCGGCGTCGCGGGTGCCTGGGCCTATTCGGCCCAGCCCTTGCGCCTCAAGCGCTCGGGCATCTGGGGGCCGGGCCTCGTCGGGCTCTGCTACGAGGGCCTGCCATGGTTCACCGGCGCCGCCGTCATGTCCGCCGGGGCGCCCAGCGTTTATGTGATCACAGCCGCCCTGCTCTATTCTATCGGCGCACATGGCATTATGACTCTTAATGATTTCAAGGCTTTGAAAGGCGATCTTGAGACGGGTGTCCGCTCGCTACCCGCCACTCTCGGACCCGAGACGGCGGCCCGCGTCGCCTGCATCGTCATGGCCGTGCCGCAAGCGGTCATGATCGCGCTTCTGATGCTCTGGGACCGCCCCTTGCACGCGCTCGGCGTGGCGGCGGTGCTGGGACTGCAGATGCTGGCGATGCGCAAACTTCTGCGTGACCCGAAGGGCCTCGCACCCTGGTATAACGGAACCGGCGTCATGCTCTATGTCGCGGGCATGCTGATCACCGCGCTGGCGATCCGCACGCTGGGGATTGCGCCATGA
- the bchB gene encoding ferredoxin:protochlorophyllide reductase (ATP-dependent) subunit B produces MKLTVWTYEGPPHVGAMRVATAMKGLHYVLHAPQGDTYADLLFTMIERRNHRPPVTYTTFQARDLGSDTAQLFQDACRDAYERFQPEAIIVGASCTAELIQDDPGGLSELMGLPVPVIPLELPSYQRKENFGADETFLQIVRRLAGKVERTKRISCNILGPTALGFRHRDDITELTALLYDIGIDVNVVAPMDATPTDITRLGAAHFNVLLYRETAESAARWLEREHKQPYTKTVPIGVGATRDFLAEVADLTGLPCRAEESRLRLPWYAQSVDSTYLTGKRVFVFGDATHVRAAARIACDEMGFEVVGLGCYNREFARDIRALARDMNVDALITDDYLEVERTIEALQPEMILGTQMERHIGKRLGIPCAVISAPVHVQDFPARYSPQVGFEGANVIFDTWVHPLVMGLEEHLLHMFRDDFEFNDAAGPSHHGGHKPANTGDAPQMPEVAAAAEAAPGEIVWLDAAERELKKIPFFVRGKARRNTETFAQSKDLQEISVDTLYEAKAHYAR; encoded by the coding sequence ATGAAGCTGACGGTCTGGACATATGAAGGCCCGCCGCATGTCGGCGCCATGCGCGTCGCCACCGCGATGAAGGGCTTGCACTACGTGCTGCACGCACCGCAGGGCGATACCTATGCGGACCTGCTCTTCACCATGATCGAGCGGCGCAATCATCGCCCGCCCGTGACCTACACCACATTCCAGGCCCGCGATCTGGGCTCGGACACCGCGCAGCTTTTCCAGGATGCCTGCCGCGACGCCTACGAGCGGTTTCAGCCCGAGGCGATCATCGTTGGCGCGTCCTGCACCGCCGAGCTGATCCAGGACGATCCCGGGGGCCTCTCGGAGTTGATGGGCCTGCCCGTGCCGGTCATCCCGCTGGAGCTGCCCAGCTACCAGCGCAAGGAAAACTTTGGCGCGGATGAGACATTCCTGCAGATCGTGCGCCGCCTTGCGGGCAAGGTGGAGCGGACCAAGCGGATCTCCTGCAACATCCTCGGGCCGACGGCGCTGGGATTTCGCCACCGCGACGACATCACCGAGTTGACGGCGCTGCTGTACGACATCGGCATCGACGTGAATGTCGTGGCCCCGATGGATGCGACCCCCACCGACATCACCCGTCTGGGCGCCGCGCATTTCAACGTGCTGCTCTACCGCGAGACCGCCGAAAGCGCCGCGCGCTGGCTGGAGCGTGAGCACAAGCAGCCCTATACCAAGACCGTTCCCATCGGCGTCGGCGCCACGCGCGATTTTCTGGCTGAGGTGGCGGACCTCACCGGGCTGCCGTGCCGCGCGGAAGAGAGCCGCCTGCGCCTGCCATGGTATGCGCAATCGGTCGACAGCACTTACCTCACCGGCAAGCGGGTCTTTGTGTTCGGCGACGCCACCCATGTGCGCGCCGCCGCCCGGATCGCCTGCGACGAGATGGGTTTCGAGGTGGTCGGCCTTGGTTGCTACAACCGGGAATTTGCCCGCGATATCCGCGCCCTGGCGCGCGACATGAATGTCGATGCGCTGATCACCGACGACTATCTGGAGGTCGAGCGGACCATCGAGGCGCTTCAGCCCGAGATGATCCTCGGCACCCAGATGGAGCGGCATATCGGCAAGCGTCTGGGCATCCCCTGCGCCGTCATTTCCGCGCCTGTCCACGTGCAGGATTTCCCCGCGCGCTACTCGCCGCAGGTCGGTTTCGAGGGCGCGAACGTGATCTTCGACACCTGGGTGCATCCGCTGGTCATGGGGCTGGAAGAGCACCTTCTGCACATGTTCCGCGATGATTTCGAGTTCAACGATGCCGCGGGGCCCAGCCATCATGGCGGGCACAAGCCCGCCAATACCGGCGATGCGCCGCAGATGCCTGAGGTGGCCGCTGCCGCCGAGGCCGCGCCCGGCGAGATTGTCTGGCTCGACGCCGCCGAGCGCGAGCTGAAGAAAATACCCTTTTTCGTGCGCGGCAAGGCCCGCCGGAATACTGAAACCTTCGCACAATCCAAGGACTTGCAGGAAATCAGCGTCGATACGCTTTACGAGGCCAAGGCCCATTATGCGCGATGA
- a CDS encoding BCD family MFS transporter, whose translation MTLGWIQIARLGLVQAALGAIVVLTTSTLNRLMVVELALPAVLPGLLVALHYGIQLTRPQWGFRSDTGGNRTRFIIGGMAILALGGFGAACGVVLLQSSYWAGLALSILAYALIGLGVGASGTSLLALLASGTAPHRRAAAATITWLMMIFGIAMTAGVVGSLLHPYSPALLLKIVGAVSLMVCAVTLLAVWGIEARVTVQPEPEALPFREGLAEIWAEPRARAFTIFVFLSMTAYFMQELILEPFAGLVFGLTPGQTTSLSGMQNGGTFLGMLLVGIVATGLKRGALRTWVIAGCLGSCAALCLISLIGTLGIVALLSPLVITLGFFNGMFAVAAIGSMMALAGEGRTRREGTRMGLWGAAQAVAAGFGGLTGAALVDLMRLAQIGDAQAFGTVFTIEAALFIAAALMAMRIISRAPAHPYAVAGE comes from the coding sequence ATGACGCTCGGCTGGATCCAGATCGCGCGGCTGGGGCTGGTTCAGGCCGCCTTGGGCGCCATCGTGGTGCTGACCACCTCGACGCTCAACCGCCTGATGGTGGTCGAGCTGGCCCTGCCCGCCGTCCTGCCCGGCCTTCTGGTGGCGCTGCATTACGGGATCCAGCTGACGCGCCCGCAATGGGGCTTTCGCTCGGATACCGGGGGCAACCGCACCCGTTTCATCATCGGCGGCATGGCCATCCTGGCACTGGGCGGTTTCGGCGCCGCCTGCGGCGTCGTTCTGCTGCAATCATCCTACTGGGCGGGCCTCGCGCTGTCGATCCTGGCCTATGCGCTGATCGGCCTCGGGGTGGGCGCGTCGGGCACATCGCTTCTGGCGCTTCTGGCCTCCGGCACAGCGCCGCATCGCCGCGCGGCGGCGGCCACCATCACTTGGCTGATGATGATCTTCGGCATCGCCATGACGGCGGGCGTCGTCGGCAGCCTCTTGCACCCCTATTCGCCTGCCCTTCTGCTGAAGATCGTTGGCGCCGTGTCGCTGATGGTCTGCGCGGTAACCCTCCTCGCCGTCTGGGGCATCGAGGCGCGCGTGACCGTTCAGCCCGAGCCCGAGGCGCTGCCCTTTCGCGAGGGTCTGGCTGAAATCTGGGCCGAGCCGCGCGCGCGAGCCTTCACCATCTTCGTTTTCCTCTCGATGACCGCCTATTTCATGCAGGAATTGATCCTCGAGCCCTTTGCCGGCCTCGTCTTCGGCCTCACCCCCGGCCAAACCACCAGCCTCAGCGGCATGCAGAACGGCGGCACGTTCCTCGGGATGCTGCTGGTCGGCATCGTGGCGACGGGGCTGAAACGCGGCGCGCTGCGCACATGGGTCATCGCAGGGTGCCTCGGCTCTTGCGCGGCGCTCTGCCTGATCTCGCTGATCGGTACGCTCGGCATTGTAGCTCTGCTCAGCCCGCTGGTCATTACGCTGGGCTTCTTCAACGGCATGTTCGCGGTCGCGGCCATCGGCTCGATGATGGCGCTGGCAGGCGAAGGGCGCACGCGGCGCGAGGGCACGCGCATGGGCCTTTGGGGCGCGGCGCAGGCCGTGGCTGCGGGCTTTGGCGGGCTGACCGGCGCGGCGCTGGTCGATCTGATGCGTTTGGCGCAGATCGGCGACGCGCAGGCCTTCGGGACGGTATTCACGATCGAGGCGGCGCTTTTCATCGCGGCCGCCCTCATGGCGATGCGCATCATATCGCGTGCGCCGGCCCACCCCTATGCAGTTGCGGGAGAATGA
- the ppsR gene encoding transcriptional regulator PpsR gives MTSRGTKYWDSGAIPLIGPDILGDIIGSLADIAIVISATGKILSVLPNPSRRAYADLKNWDKRDVREVLSAESIPKFERALAEYLDAGAVSRAVELNHYDNERKWQFPINYTFNKIGPDNTILMLGRDMQPVAELQQQLVKAQIALEKDYESHREYDTRFQVLLGHTTDAIIFMSASDGRITELNSAAARLLGKKRDALQNTSLAQELKGLSRPDLMDRLFSTAQTDGNDGFEIEVAQSGDHLRISPSLFRAAGERMFLCRLTPFSGKPARDDDYTRNLIALCENGSDGIVMTDGTGAITSANEAFLNLVDATDGRSLRSRQMSDFLSRGNVDQKVLMDHASRVGSMRLYTTRLIGEYGGQRPVTISATLLSNGHAPCFAFVFRDAQVSETPLPAGLPTTDDDARPIMELVGSATLKEIVSQTTDVVEKMCIETAIQLTNNNRVAAADMLGLSRQSLYVKLRKYGMLAKES, from the coding sequence ATGACGTCTCGCGGGACAAAATATTGGGATAGCGGCGCTATTCCGTTGATTGGCCCAGATATTCTGGGTGACATCATCGGCTCGCTGGCAGATATCGCCATCGTCATCTCGGCCACGGGCAAGATACTGTCGGTCCTGCCCAATCCGTCCCGCCGCGCCTATGCCGATCTCAAGAATTGGGACAAGCGCGACGTGCGAGAGGTTCTGAGCGCAGAAAGCATTCCGAAATTCGAGCGCGCTCTGGCCGAGTATCTGGACGCTGGTGCCGTATCGCGCGCGGTCGAGCTGAACCATTACGACAATGAGCGTAAATGGCAGTTTCCGATAAACTACACATTCAACAAGATCGGCCCTGACAACACGATCCTGATGCTGGGCCGCGATATGCAGCCAGTGGCCGAGCTGCAACAGCAGCTGGTCAAGGCGCAGATCGCGCTGGAAAAAGACTATGAGAGCCACCGCGAATACGACACGCGGTTCCAGGTTCTTTTGGGCCACACCACCGATGCGATCATCTTCATGAGCGCCTCGGATGGCCGCATCACCGAGCTGAACAGCGCCGCCGCCCGTCTCTTGGGCAAGAAGCGTGACGCGCTGCAGAACACCAGCCTCGCCCAAGAACTCAAGGGCCTCAGCCGCCCAGATCTGATGGACCGACTTTTCTCCACGGCCCAGACAGACGGCAACGATGGCTTCGAAATCGAGGTCGCGCAAAGCGGCGACCACTTGCGGATCAGCCCCAGCCTCTTCCGGGCCGCGGGCGAGCGGATGTTTCTGTGCCGCCTCACCCCCTTCAGCGGCAAGCCTGCCCGCGATGACGACTACACCCGCAACCTGATCGCACTGTGCGAAAACGGCTCGGACGGGATCGTCATGACGGATGGAACGGGCGCGATCACCTCGGCCAATGAGGCGTTCCTGAACCTTGTCGATGCGACAGACGGGCGTAGCCTGCGCAGCCGCCAGATGTCGGATTTCCTGTCTCGCGGCAATGTCGACCAGAAGGTGCTGATGGACCACGCGTCCCGCGTCGGCAGCATGCGCCTCTATACGACACGCCTGATTGGCGAATATGGCGGTCAGCGCCCGGTGACGATCTCGGCCACGCTCCTCTCCAACGGCCACGCGCCCTGCTTTGCGTTCGTCTTTCGCGATGCACAGGTCAGCGAAACGCCCCTGCCCGCCGGCCTGCCCACGACCGATGACGACGCGCGCCCGATCATGGAACTGGTCGGCAGCGCCACGCTCAAGGAAATCGTGTCCCAGACCACCGATGTGGTCGAAAAGATGTGTATTGAAACGGCGATCCAGCTGACCAACAACAACCGCGTTGCAGCCGCCGACATGCTGGGCCTGTCGCGCCAATCCCTTTACGTCAAGCTGCGCAAATACGGCATGCTCGCCAAGGAAAGCTGA
- the bchF gene encoding 2-vinyl bacteriochlorophyllide hydratase, with protein MLPDSTVTANPPRLYSPEERARRDGTRWTLVQGILAPAQFAIFLISLVLVLRYLGTGEGYGAATVSVVIKTAALYLIMVTGAIWEKVVFGQYLFAPAFFWEDVFSFAVIALHTAYLVALYGGMLTPAGLMWLALAAYGAYVINAGQFILKLRAARLQMAAPGVAQ; from the coding sequence ATGCTGCCCGATTCCACGGTAACTGCGAATCCCCCACGGCTCTACTCGCCAGAAGAGCGGGCGCGCAGGGATGGGACACGCTGGACGCTGGTTCAGGGCATCCTGGCCCCCGCTCAATTCGCGATCTTTCTGATTTCCCTCGTTCTCGTGCTGAGATACCTCGGCACCGGCGAAGGCTACGGCGCCGCGACCGTTTCGGTCGTGATCAAGACCGCGGCGCTCTACCTCATCATGGTCACCGGCGCGATCTGGGAAAAGGTCGTCTTTGGCCAGTATCTCTTTGCGCCCGCGTTCTTCTGGGAGGATGTGTTCAGCTTCGCGGTCATCGCGCTGCACACTGCCTACCTAGTTGCGCTTTATGGCGGCATGCTGACGCCCGCGGGCCTGATGTGGCTCGCGCTTGCGGCCTACGGTGCCTACGTCATCAATGCGGGTCAGTTCATTCTCAAGCTCCGTGCGGCGCGCCTGCAAATGGCCGCGCCGGGGGTCGCTCAATGA
- a CDS encoding cobalamin B12-binding domain-containing protein produces MTLRMLHRPILAPAGGTPTVREGMPIMNGMSDRKAARTPDAGKTDAGKTETKPESQGAAYSKVAADALGQVAMRAKAVRDSPDARNIEMLFDAAVGDDPLACSALAKRLVANGTPAEYICDVYIPAVARRMGDDWCEDEASFTSVTIGTSRLQFLLREIGPGKSDDRRWNSNGQETSVLLLLSRDADHTLGIMVLAGQLRRLGYSVKLSIGEEAVDLVNTIKDAQFDAVFVSASMEDDLADLTEVVKMIKSACAPPPPVILGGYIVEGTQKALKVSGVDKITNKLEEALSFCKLHGHPK; encoded by the coding sequence ATGACGCTGCGGATGCTGCATCGGCCCATTCTGGCCCCGGCAGGAGGGACGCCCACAGTGAGGGAGGGGATGCCGATCATGAATGGAATGTCCGATAGAAAAGCTGCTCGCACACCAGACGCCGGCAAAACAGACGCCGGAAAGACCGAGACCAAGCCCGAGAGCCAGGGAGCGGCTTACAGCAAGGTCGCGGCAGACGCGCTTGGGCAGGTCGCCATGCGAGCCAAAGCCGTGAGGGACAGTCCTGACGCGCGCAACATTGAAATGCTGTTCGATGCAGCCGTCGGCGACGACCCATTGGCATGCAGCGCACTCGCGAAACGCTTGGTGGCGAATGGCACGCCCGCGGAATATATCTGTGATGTCTACATCCCCGCCGTGGCCCGCCGCATGGGCGACGATTGGTGCGAGGATGAAGCCAGCTTTACCAGCGTCACCATCGGCACTTCGCGGCTTCAGTTTCTGCTGCGCGAGATCGGCCCGGGCAAATCGGACGACCGGCGCTGGAACTCGAATGGCCAGGAAACTTCGGTCCTGCTCTTGTTGTCGCGCGATGCCGATCACACGTTGGGTATAATGGTGCTGGCCGGACAGCTCAGACGTCTTGGCTACTCGGTCAAGTTGTCAATCGGCGAAGAGGCGGTCGATCTGGTCAATACGATCAAGGATGCACAATTCGACGCCGTCTTCGTGTCGGCAAGCATGGAGGACGATCTGGCCGACCTGACCGAGGTGGTCAAAATGATAAAAAGCGCCTGCGCACCGCCGCCTCCCGTCATACTGGGCGGCTACATCGTGGAAGGCACGCAAAAGGCGCTCAAGGTCTCGGGCGTTGACAAGATCACTAATAAGTTGGAAGAGGCTCTCTCATTTTGCAAACTGCACGGCCATCCAAAGTAA
- a CDS encoding ferredoxin:protochlorophyllide reductase (ATP-dependent) subunit N: MTGSAPLAGGGCRTAPVLKERGQREVFCGLTGIIWLHRKMQDAFFLVVGSRTCAHLLQSAAGVMIFAEPRFATAILEEGDLAGLNDAHDELDREVARLLARRPDIRQLFLVGSCPSEVIKLDLGRAAERLTEAYAPKVRVLNYSGSGIETTFTQGEDACLASMVPVLPATDKRELMVVGALPDVVEDQMLGLLRDLSIKNVRCLPARSITSNVAVGPNTVFALNQPFLGDTCGALERRGARHIPAPFPFGEAGTTAWLRAIADEFGVSDERFAAATDAPRARASRAIAQASEHLQGKSVFFFPDSQLEIPLARFLTNECGMTAIEVGSPFIHDAIVGPDLELMEAGPVISEGQDVDLQLDRARAARPDLTVCGLGLANPLEAEGLTTKWAIELVFTPVHFYEQAGDLAGLFSRPLRRKGLISGLDKRLEAATPPIYAQAGAR; the protein is encoded by the coding sequence ATGACCGGCTCCGCGCCACTTGCAGGCGGCGGTTGCCGCACCGCGCCCGTTCTCAAGGAGCGCGGCCAGCGCGAAGTTTTCTGCGGCCTGACCGGGATCATCTGGCTGCACCGCAAGATGCAGGACGCTTTCTTTCTGGTTGTAGGCAGCCGCACCTGCGCGCATCTGCTGCAATCGGCGGCGGGCGTCATGATCTTTGCCGAGCCGCGCTTTGCCACCGCCATCCTCGAAGAGGGCGATCTGGCCGGTCTCAACGATGCCCATGACGAGCTGGACCGCGAGGTGGCCCGCCTTCTGGCGCGGCGCCCCGATATACGTCAGCTGTTCCTTGTTGGCTCATGCCCCTCCGAAGTGATCAAGCTGGACCTTGGCCGCGCTGCCGAGCGCCTGACAGAAGCCTACGCGCCCAAGGTGCGCGTGCTGAATTACTCCGGCTCGGGCATCGAGACGACATTTACCCAAGGCGAGGATGCATGCCTTGCGTCGATGGTGCCCGTGCTGCCCGCGACGGACAAGCGCGAGCTGATGGTCGTTGGCGCGCTGCCCGACGTGGTCGAGGATCAGATGCTGGGCCTCTTGCGCGACTTGAGCATCAAGAATGTCCGCTGCCTGCCCGCGCGCAGCATCACATCAAACGTGGCGGTCGGGCCCAATACGGTCTTTGCGCTCAATCAACCCTTTCTTGGTGACACATGCGGCGCGCTCGAACGGCGCGGTGCGCGCCACATCCCGGCGCCGTTTCCCTTCGGTGAGGCAGGCACCACCGCCTGGCTGCGGGCCATCGCGGACGAATTCGGCGTCAGCGACGAAAGGTTCGCGGCGGCCACCGACGCCCCGCGCGCCCGTGCCAGCCGCGCCATTGCGCAGGCGTCCGAGCATCTGCAGGGCAAATCGGTCTTCTTCTTTCCCGACAGCCAGCTGGAAATTCCGTTGGCGCGCTTTCTGACCAATGAGTGCGGCATGACCGCTATCGAGGTTGGCAGCCCCTTTATCCACGACGCCATCGTCGGACCCGATCTGGAGCTGATGGAGGCTGGTCCCGTCATCTCCGAAGGTCAGGACGTCGATCTGCAACTGGACCGCGCGCGCGCCGCACGCCCCGATCTGACGGTCTGCGGCCTCGGTCTTGCCAACCCGCTGGAGGCCGAAGGGCTGACGACGAAATGGGCGATCGAGCTGGTTTTTACCCCGGTGCATTTCTACGAGCAGGCGGGCGATCTGGCTGGCCTCTTCTCGCGCCCGCTACGCCGCAAGGGTCTGATCTCTGGCCTTGATAAGCGCCTGGAGGCCGCAACACCTCCAATCTACGCGCAGGCAGGTGCGCGATGA